In a single window of the Miscanthus floridulus cultivar M001 unplaced genomic scaffold, ASM1932011v1 fs_776_4, whole genome shotgun sequence genome:
- the LOC136533064 gene encoding ankyrin repeat domain-containing protein 2A-like yields MGVEPAQPNPAAAAATATATTAEQAQDLIDAARYDDLEDVVALFSVGVSLDSTDSQGRTALHMASANGHLAVVEYLIQNGANVNATNLEKNTPLHWACLNGHIEVIKALISAGASMSALNSHEKTPMDEAVTKGKMDVIDAIGAAVAQAELDGVTVS; encoded by the exons ATGGGCGTCGAACCGGCGCAGCCGAaccccgccgcggccgcggccacggccacggctaCCACCGCTGAGCAGGCTCAGGATCTCATCGAC GCCGCTAGGTACGATGACTTGGAGGACGTCGTCGCTCTGTTCTCCGTTGGTGTCTCGCTGGACTCCACAGATTCGCAAGGCCGCACAG CTCTTCATATGGCTTCTGCCAATGGTCATCTTGCTGTGGTGGAATACTTGATTCAAAATGGAGCG AATGTTAACGCCACCAACTTGGAGAAGAACACACCCCTCCACTGGGCATGCCTTAACGGACATATAGAG GTAATCAAGGCTTTGATATCAGCTGGGGCTAGCATGAGTGCTCTGAACAG CCATGAGAAAACGCCAATGGACGAAGCGGTGACCAAAGGCAAGATGGATGTGATCGATGCAATCGGTGCAGCAGTAGCTCAAGCCGAGCTCGATGGCGTTACTGTCTCCTAA